The genomic interval AATTCGATTGCTTTTTCAAGTCTATTTGTGTTTGTAATGGTTCACGTCCGGTaatcttggggggggggggggtggtgttGTTTGAGAATGGCCATGGGCAAGTTTAAACTTTGAGACTGACCAGCATCAAGCTGAGCTGTGGCAGCAGAAACAGTTGGGACCTTCTGAACCTTCACATCTGATGCTTATTGCTAAGGAAGGCGCAGAGTAGACAGCCCTTTTATAGTGGACCAGGACTGTGCGTTGATTTCAAAAGAATCGAAACGCATTTGCCTTGCCGACAAGTAATGATTCGAAGAAAAGAAACCATGCCCCCAAAAGAACTTTTGAGGTTGTTGTATTGCCCGCTGGCTTCATTCAACTGATTGAAATTCCGAGGTTGTTCTGTAGCCACTGGCTTCATTCAACTGATTGAGCACCCAGACATGCACGGCTGCTTTTTAGTTTCTTTCAAAGCAAGCCCTTTAATTCAACCGCAATCTTATGGGTGGGTGTAAACGCAAGTATCAATGATCAAAATTGAAAGACTTTGTTTTACTTTTGCGgtacaaaatgcaaaatgtaaTGATAATAGGCCCCATGTTATTAGAGGCTTTTATCAAAGGCATGACATCTGCTTGCTGCCACCTTCCACCTGAAAGTTGATGTGGCTTTGCCTTTGCCCATTACGGCATTACTTTAGCCATCTGATTCTGATTGATGGTTTGGTTTATATTTACTGGTATTAAGAGTCACTATTTCTCTTATCTTCACTGTTCAtcattattattcttttattatgttaAAAGGAAATACAGCTTCCTTTTCCTGTTAGAAAAGCttttcatcttctcttcttcaattGAAGGCCCCATTTGAAAGTCACATTGAAGCGTCATGTGAATGTGACATGTTCATTTCCTTTTTTGGCACCTAAATAAAGGGGCTTGCCCACTGCCCTCTGCCCGCCAATGGGGTCACCCATCTGGCCTAAATGAATCCGAATCAGAAGCAGCCATCCGGAATCCGGATCAGTGACTCTCTCTGTCTGTGACGCAGAACCAAAGATAAGTGCCACTTAAGACTTTCATCCCATAGCAAGAATACACGTGGCATGTGACTGTGTGTGGACCCCATATGTGGGGCCACTCTCCCACCGTCCACCTTTCAATCAGCCGTTTCCATCTTTACAGAATTCATTCATACATACACGTCAGACACAGCACATCAATATGGCCACACGGAATTGGGTGCACATTCACATGCACGCGAGCGAAGCAAAGGAACGGAAGGATCAACCAAATCTCAAGACATCACGCTCCGTCTGATACCCAATTGTCACCTTGTTATGATGCATGGCATTGAGATTCACAATACCACTTTCTTAATTCAATCACTGCTCCTCATCGTGACCTTGGCAAAGGCGTCCTTATTGGTGGACCCCGATCCAACCAAGCTCATGACTGTGATCCAGCGTGGCAGATCCGGAGGAGTGGGCCCCAGTTCACGAGCCCGGATCCGGAAAAGCATCCCACACGTTTGGGGCCCAGCTTCTTTAGAAAGGGCGGTGTCCATGTGTAAGCCCAGTTGGCCTGTGTcgaaaaggaaaacaaagttGGTCGTATCATCAATTTTGATGCTTTGAATTGTGATCGtaggtttgggggggggggggttcccATTTAGGGCCCCCGTCCTAATCCTACTACAAGTCCCCATTTCTTTGTTTGCCTTTTGCCTTTGCCCCCATGAATTCCTTAATTAAAGAGAGAAATTTTCGTTTTTGACCACAACAgttgaattaatcaaaaatccttccctccctccctccctcatgTGTGACAAATCTgaggattttatttattatttgtcacCACTATGGGAAGTGAGTTTCAgcatttctttcatctttttgACAATAGAATTAATTAACTGAAGGAGAAGGACACTGCCAtgaattgaaattcaaaaaatacaaaaacataaaaaagattCCATTCTTAGATGTATAGATTTGATGCAGTAAATTGGCTGCTTCTGTAATTTGTATTTGCCTTTTATGATGATGTTGAGGAAATCTAGCCACTACCCACTACCCCAATAGCCCCATCATCCAACAAAATCATGGCTTAAATCTGGGAATTCAGGACACACTAATTAATTACTTTCTGCTTTTCCTAAAAAGAGGGGGATTAGagagggaaattaattaattaacaaatggAAATGGTAGAGCATGAAAGCATGATAATCCCTACTAATGTGGCCTACTGCAGAGTAAAGAGGGGAGGGAAGGGGGGGGTGataaatgataaatgataaatgatagTGATATAGCCATTGAGAAATGAGAAATGGCCTCCACCACCATGTGGAATTCCAGCCCATTTTCAGGGTTACAATGACAGACAGGCTatcaaattaggaaaaattaccccaaaaataaatatatacttctTTAATTAGAGAAAGAAAACACTTACAACTGGACATGCTCATGTGTCGTTTCATGTTAGGAGATGTGAGATGTCAGTTTGCTGAGATTCCCTTCCCCGCGGTGCTATTGCATTTGCCCTCACTgctctcttctttttttattgattctaattatatttttatatgccATCACAccatctatacatatatatatatagctctcCCATGAACCAATCCTCACAACCCATATCAGTATCACTACTCTTTCCACTCTCCCTTCCCTAATTATTCACTTTGCTCTTTGTGTTTCAAGTTTTCTTTCCCCACTAAGTGTGTATTTGCCTCTTTCTTTTACTTCCAATGGCCACTGTTGACGTTACTGTTGAGGTAACACAACTAGTTTTCGTAGTGTAGCATCTgtgatcattttcttttttaagaacTATATAGCTTAATGCATGCTGATCTACTCAATTTGATGGTGAGAATTAATTGTTTCTAGAGTAGCAATCTCTAGAAACCCAGTTCCAGATCCAGCCTACAAGTTTTGTTTCTCATGAATCAAGCATtcgatttctttttctttctcaattagATAAGTAACAAGCTTGTTCTTGTTGATCTATCCATCTGGTGCATATCTAGTTCTAATCGTAGAATTCATTTGATGTTACATTGAGTGTTAGCTACCTACTACCATAATCAACTCACTGGCTGGAGATAAGAACCCACAAGTGGTTCTTTGCAAATAGtagaaacaagaagaaaaaaaaaagtgataatCGTCCATCAGTCAAGCTTGACAGTATGTGATTGATCACTGATCATGCTCCACCTTCAGTGATATAAGATGATCAGCCCATCATCTAACTGCTGCTACTTCGGAGTGATCTCCTAAGTTGCAGTCGGTTTTACATATTATAGTTTAATTTGGTGCAAGCTAACGTGGATAGATATCTACACATCCCCACAAGGTTGAAGCTGGTTTAGTTTGCCTCgtcattctcttctctctttctctcttgagTTTTCTAAGTGGAAAGAGGAAGATAAGGAGAAGAAACTAAAACAAGATCATGATCGTCCAAGCCCATGTTAACTATACGCACTCTTGGCAAAACTTGTCGGGCTTTCCAatgttttttttggggggggggccTGTGTTCAGTATGAAAATCAGAACATTGAACCATTGATCAGTATAATTTGAGGGCaagattaatttaattctagaaTATTACGCATTCATGGTATATGTTTATCATAGATGATGTTCGTTTTCTCTACTATTGCTTCAAAGATCTAAGACTGGGTCTTGTAGGTCCCTCCTGTCGCCCCAGCATTGCCAGAAAACGAAACAATTCATGAAGCGAGCAAGACCCAAGAGCCACAGCCGGAGCCCGAGCCAGAAGAAGAACAAGTGGGTGCACCAGCTGCCCCAGAAGGAGTTGAAGTGGCTCCCCCAGAACAGCCAGTGGCTGAGCCAGAAGTAGAGGAAGTGGCCGCACCACCTGCCCAACATGAGGAAGCTGTGGCTGCACCGGAAGAGAAAGTGGCTGCCCCAGAAGAAGCAGAAGTGGGTGCACCAGCTGCACCAGAAGGAGTTGAAGTGGCTCCCTCAGAACAGCCAGTGGCTGTGCTAGTAGTAGAGGAAGTGGCCGCACCACCTGGCCCACAAGAGGAAGCTGTGGCTGCACCAGAAGAGGAAGTGGCTGCCCCAGTGGGTGCACCGGGTGCCCCAGAAGAAGTTGAAGCGGCTGTCCCAGAGGAGCCAGCGCCAAAAATGACTGAAGAACCAAATGAGGCAGCACCAGCACCCGAAGAACCAGCCGCTGAGGGAGTGGTGGCTTCAGCTGATAAGACTGAGGAATAGACAGACAAGACATAAGAAGTGAAACTGCAGCAGAAGCTTGTTTACCAGTGGGCTCTCCTAAGGTTGCATTGCATGTCGAGTCGAGTTGAGTTTGTAATCTCATTTTTAGCCTATTTTTGGTTATTCGCCACCtccactactactactactactactactactactattaagttaaattaagcTTTTGTATGGGAGTTCTGGAAGCTAGGACCAATATTTGATCCCTGGGTTCCACGTCAGCATAGTTGCCAAGTGGCATATTGGGTTTGGTGCATACGGTGAAGGGTCGAGGCTTGTGGAACATGTATGGATGTCATCGGTCCCAGGAGGGTCAATTGAGTTCGAGACAGTGTGTTGAGATGTGGTCTCTAGGCTTgaataataacaacaataataatatttcatttttgtttattattattaataatataaattttcttttgatcttGGGTGGGGGCTGCATCTGCATCCTTGaggaaatattcaaataaatccTTATTAATTCCACCTGGTTTTTGAGTtccattttgaaataaaaaaattaactaaatttgtatacaaaaagaaaaaaataatacaacacaatagACCTGTTGAAACGAAATGTGCAGTGCAGCTACTTTGGAGATGAAGATGAATCTCTCTTGAAGATATTTTATCTCATCTCCAAGAGATTAAATATCACAAGCGAAGTGAAAGATGACATCTATGCTTCTCATCTCTCTTGAAGATATTTCATCTCATCTCCAAGAGATTAAATATCACAAGTGAAGTGAAAGGTGACATCTATGCTTCCAACGGTACGCTTAAGATAAGATGAAGGGCTCAAACTTCCCAAAGGCAAAAAGACAAAGGTTCTAACTTCTAACACCATTATAGAACCGAAATCTCAAGGGGGACAGTTTCTACACAAGCTTTATAAGCGAAGTTTAATATGTACAGGCAAATTTTCTTCCTTGCTTAACCTAtctgttttaattatttatttatagtagTACCTACATATATAAACAGTTGAGGCACAGAAATTAAGagacttcatttttttttttttgggggggggggggggggagggggggcgcGCAAAACACAAAAGGGACTGAAATTCCCTACTACATAGATAACAGAAGAGCTAGCATTTTTTACCCTATGACCTGTACAAAGCAGCATACAAACTTTCCTTTTTATGTGCAATCTAAGTCCAAATCTCACCAAGTACCAAAGCTGCAGCCAACATGTTCCTGGGTCACAATTTGAAGCCGATCTTGCATGACAGACATTGAAGTATAAGGCGGAAAGCAAAGTCGGTAGAAGCAAGTGTGCGAAGAAGGCAAGCGATCAGAGGGTTCTGAAGACTTGTATATGTAAAGATGAGAAGCCAAACCACCAAAGCCCTCTACGGGTAGATATTTTATTGAAGTCCAAAAAAATAGGAGAACCTTTCTCTGCTCAGCTGACATTCGCCCTACAATCTGCAAGATTCTcgagaaattaaaagaaataatcagTTAGTGGTGGGGGTTGGGGAAGGGGGCATTAACTTGGTCTTTATATAGGATACTAGAACAAAAATTTGACTCAATGAAACCTGATCAATCCCCTAACTACTTTTGCATAGACAATTCAATTCTGTATTAACATCCATTGATATATTTCTTCTCAACTGATGCACCATTTTGCATGTCAACGgggagaaaaattcaaaataaagaatCTGTGCACTTATTTCATCTTGCTTGCATGAATGCACAGCACAACCTTCTGGGGTTGTAACGCCTCCAACTTGAATTATGTTATTAACTCCAAACCCATTCTCTGTTACTCAAAAAGCCTTCCTATTTCAGACCAATTCTGCATCATCCAGCCGTAAACTAGTGCTGCTTTACACatctatttctttatttctttaaaaacctttagaaaaataaaagacattGTAAGAAAATTAGGGAATccaaaacaagtaaaaaataaaacaaaaataaatgttagCACCTGGGAAATAAACATCTCAGGCTGAGCACTAGGAATGCCTCACCTGGAAATGATGTGCATTATCCGTACACTTaatcattttcttcacaaattcACATCCTATCTACCATCAGCACCCACGTATCAATTTAGCAGCACAATTGCCTCATCATATTGACTCACAAAATGACTTCAAAACAgatcaaattataataaatctACTCATCTTTAGCAGAGTATACTACTCAGATATGAAAGGGTATCTTAGACAAAAGGTTACCTTGAATGCTTGATCACAAGAACTTGCCTCCTCATTCAAACTAATTGTAAATTGATAGTTATGGATTATCTTAAGTTTCTATATAATCATTGAATAAATGTTGCTTAGGCACCACAAATTAAGTTTACCTATGAACAGAATTGCTTGATTGGAGGTGATAATGAGCCATGCTGGAAAAGCACTGAGCTCTCATCAAATATGCAGACTGTAAAAGCCCGGTGCCCTAAACCCCCATAATTCCTTTGCCAATAAAAATGGCTACATGTTGGAAGCTCTAGAGAAAAGATAAATTGCCTCATGTCAGCCACATCTCACTTCAGAAAAGACTGTTATAAGCAAACTCAAAATAATCTCACTACATATGAACCTCACTGTCCTTCAGTGGTCAAGTATTTCATGATGTCGAGAAGACCCACGACATCTTGCTAATAATGGTCTTCTGTTCTCTTGCCATGCATGTCCCAACATCTGCTTTCTCAATTCATCAGTTCCTTCAACATGCGTTTCAACAAGCAAACATTCTAGCTCACAAAATATTATGAACCTCCAGTGAGCAGGAGTTCTACCAATATCAGGCTATATCATTTAGCAATAAGCTGGAAGCAACTGACATGCTTCGTCTGTCAGGCTTATTCAGACTCATTTTGAACACTACAGTTttcacagaaaaagaaaatgttggCAACATTCAGATATCTGTTGGATGTTAATCTTTAACTGTCACATGTTTCAATTCTTAAATTTCATAGGATCACATTCCACATTCCACATTGATGGCCCTATTCTTACCTCATACCCAGTCTTAGATATAAAGCTTCTCAGCAGAATGGTCACTTAAACATTAACTTAATCTTGGTTTCAAAATTGAAACTGATACTATTGGGCATGATAACTaagtgacaagtgagctaggaCCGCTGCATCGgtgcccggatgtagtgataaatgagcaagggttccagcatttgcttggacggatgtgggtaaagaagttagtccaaaatcaaaaccaaaatcaaatcaaaaccaaaaccaaaatcaaaatcaaaaacaaaatcaaattcaaagtcaaggccaaaaacaaaatcaaatccaaagtcaaggccaaaaacaaaatcatagattaaggattgggtcatggaacataggaacattaacaggcaaagctatggaagtggtggatgtgatgattaggagaaaaattaatattatgtgccttcaagagacgagatgggtagggaaaaaagcaaaaattttatcagaagctggatataaaatatggtacacagaaactgatcgagcgaaaaatggagtggggattattatggataaaagcttaatagatgaggtagtggatgtaaagagaataggggataggattattatggtgaagattagtctaggaagaatgactatgaatatctttagtacaaaTGCACCACAAGTGGgtttaggtgatgagataaaagcaaaattctgggaggacttaaagggactcatacaaatgataccaagaggagagaaagtgattataggaggtgacttaaatgggcacgtgggtagagacggaaacggatatagagaggtacacggagggtatggatttggggaaattaataatgagggtaaatctatcctagattttgctatggcatatgggttcattataaccaatactaggttcaaaaaacgggacgaacacttaatcacatataaaaatatcatctcaagcacccaaatagattactttctcatgagacaagaggatcggttatgttgtaggaattgtaaggtgataccgggagagtgtttgactactcaacatagacttctaatacttgacgtccaagtaagaaattggaagagaaaaaatcacataaaacaaaatccaagaatcaggtggtggaatttaaaaggggagaaacaactaatcttcaaagaaaaattaaggggtagaagggaatggaatggagaaagacagacaaaccaaatgtggaaagaaatggctaatgctctgagaagcatgGCAAAGGTAGTCTTTGGAGAGataaatggtagagcccctaaccttaaggagtcttggtggtggaatgaagaggtacaattgaaaattaaaaataagaaaacttgttataaggcggtatatcaatgcaacaatgaagaaaatcaaaaaaattataaagaagcaaaaaaggcagcaaaaagagctgttagtgaagcaagatcaaaagcatataagaatctatataaacgacttgatacaaaagatggagaaagggatatatataaattagctaaagcaagagaaagaaaaacacgggatttaaatcaagtgaaatgcataaaagatgacaatcaaaatgttttagtaaatgagggagcgattaaggagagatggaaggagtatttcacaaaattattcaatgatggtggtgacacaagagttaggttgggacatcttagtaatttcgaagggaatgtgagctacacattctatcgacgcataagttcaaatgaaataaggcaagcattaaaaaagaagaaaaatcataaggcagtgggaccagataatataccaatagaagcatgaaaatgcatggggaAGAGGGCATCNNNNNNNNNNNNNNNNNNNNNNNNNNNNNNNNNNNNNNNNNNNNNNNNNNNNNNNNNNNNNNNNNNNNNNNNNNNNNNNNNNNNNNNNNNNNNNNNNNNNCACCCCTGCCTCCTCTCTCTTCTTAATTTCTTTGTCCCATTTCTCAAATTCAGTTTTCTTTCCACAAGTGCACTTTCTAAAGCTTTCCTCGCTTGTTCCTGCAACCAGATATGTTAAAATAAAGAGGTCGACAAGAAATGGaaagaatagagagaaaatgaattaaaaaaaaaaaaaggatagagAGAAAAGTAATTGCAAAAAAACCAATAATGTACTTCGAAAAGAAACCACATAGCAGAATCTTATCATCCATGCTTCTATTTTCCTCGTTGAATAAAACTTCAACAGCATAACTCAATAAATTCACTAGCAAATTCTCTGGCAAAAATGCAAGGAGGATGTGTAGCTGATATAGCATCTTTTGGAATAAGATCATATCTGCAAGCAAGCCATTAAGTTTCCTTTGCACCCAACCTAAAGATCCTTTGGATGCCTGCCATTCCAGCTAGTGCTAACAATTCATGCAAGTTACAAGGATTCATTTTTGCTaccatttggttttcattttgtttttactaTTATGGcaatgaaaactgaaaatgacatttgttttctcattttttattccATAAAggttttttcacaatttttgttTGGTTTCCACAAATGAAAACCCACAAAGTGTTTTCACAATTTTTGTTTCGTTCCCATTTTTCCTCCTCCACCACCAGTCATCACTGCTGACAACCAATATTGCCAGAAATCAGAATGGCATCGGCAGCAAGAAGTCGCTGTAAATGAACCTATCCCTCTGGAAACTCAGCGATCCCTTGGCATCCCCACACACCATACACTTGCTCTACTTGGTATTGCATGGAGGGTAGCTCTTGGTGCCATCATGGGGGAGTGCATTGATGCCTCCATCTTCCCTCAAGTGGGGTGAGGCAAAATCCAGGCCCATGGTGGAGTTGGCTGGGGATGTGGTGGGGTGTAGTGGTAGCCTTGGTGGGGGGTGCACCGGATTGTGACTCCAAGAGGGGAAATGGTGGTGGTGAAGGGGTGGCAATGCCACTGCTTCGCCAAATTCTGAG from Diospyros lotus cultivar Yz01 chromosome 8, ASM1463336v1, whole genome shotgun sequence carries:
- the LOC127808704 gene encoding uncharacterized protein LOC127808704, translating into MATVDVTVEVPPVAPALPENETIHEASKTQEPQPEPEPEEEQVGAPAAPEGVEVAPPEQPVAEPEVEEVAAPPAQHEEAVAAPEEKVAAPEEAEVGAPAAPEGVEVAPSEQPVAVLVVEEVAAPPGPQEEAVAAPEEEVAAPVGAPGAPEEVEAAVPEEPAPKMTEEPNEAAPAPEEPAAEGVVASADKTEE